Part of the uncultured Anaeromusa sp. genome is shown below.
CCGCGTCCGAGTTTTTAACATTGTTCCAAATGTAGTTCAAAATCTCTGGCTGCTGTACTAGCCAATTTACTGTTTCGCTATTTCTAATATCAAAATCTTGGCCAGGGCGAGAATGTCGTAACGGAGGCATTTGCCTTGCAACTTCCAAAAGTTTACTTCTTTTGTTTTTTGGCATTTTTATCCATCCTTCACTTTGAAAAATCTTTTTGTCAAGGAAAGGGAAAAGTATGTCGGGGGCATTCCAAAGCCCCGACTATTTTTTCCCCTTGACCGTAGGGAAGAAAACGCCAGACATATATTTATATATATAGGGGCGTTTCCCAAATTGAAAAACTCGGTATTTTGCCGACTTTTTCCCATTTTGAAAATCTCGGTGTTTTTCCATTTTCACTTTTTGAAAATCTCGGAGACACTACCGACTTTTTCCCATTTTGAAAGAGGGAAAATTTACCGAGTTTTTCCTTTTCACAGCGTGACAAGATTACCAGTTTTATCCTTTCCCCATATCTCGCCATTTCCAGTTATAGTAAAATCACCGTGTTCTTTAATGTAATTCCTTACGGTTTTTTCAGTTACGTCCATGTACTCGGAAACGCTTTTCAGCGTCGGCTTGCCACCAAACTTAACCGCTTCGATTGCATTTTCAAGGGCCACTTCCCGATCCTTTTTGCTTTCCGCCGGCGACTTCTTTTTCTTGAAATTCCGTTTCCAGGTATTCTGCTGTTCGCCGGCCGCCTCGATGTCCTTGAGAGTGCCAACAGTATCCACGTAATGCGCCGGATAATCAAACCACACATTAACTGGCGGAAACTTCGGAAACTCGCGCAGCGTGCCTTCAATGTGCCAGGCGCTGCGCTGCTTCACTCTTTGCCTAGCAGGGAATACATGCTTGTTGGTAAGCGTCAGATAAGTATCTGCCGGCAGCACCCGCTTGCAGTAATCTAGCATGACCTTCTCGCTGCACTGATCGTCTTGCGAGACATCATCTTCCCATTGGGGATAATGAACCTGCAGGAAGGAAACGCAGGCCTTGCAGACTGCTTTGTTTTCTTCTTGCTTCAGCAGCGCCTCAGTCATTTCCAGTTCCAAAATGTCAATCAGTGCGTCCGGATCCCGGGCGAATACGCCGCTGCCGCTGGCCCTGTCCATGGAACGCTTGCCAGCCTGCGTGCCCTTGCTGTGGTGATGGCAATAGATGACTGCGCAGCCAAGCTCCGTGCAAACCTTATCGAACTGATTGCAAAAATGAGCCATTTGATCGGCGCTGTTTTCGTCGCCGGTAATGATTTTGTAGATTGGGTCAATGATAATGGCAATGTAGTTTTTCTTAGTCGCCCGCCGGATCAACTTCGGTGCCAGCTTGTCCATGGGTATGGACCTGCCGCGCAGATTCCAAATATCAATGTTATTCACATTAGCCGGCGGCCATCCCAGGGACGTATAGACGTCCTTGAAGCGATGCAAACAGCTTGCCCTGTCTAGTTCCAAGTTAACGTACATAACGCGCCCCTTGGTGCAAGGGAAGCCCATCCACTGCTTGCCTTCCGCTATAGCCGCGCACATTTCTATTAGCATGAACGATTTGCCAGCTTTAGACGGACCAGCAATTAGCATTTTATGCCCCTGGCGCAGCATTCCGTCAATGAGAGGAGGCGCCAGCTCCGGCAGGCTGTCCCAAGTGTCTTGCAGGCTTTCCGGATCCGGCAGCTCATCGTTCACCGCCTCGATCCACTCTTGCCATTCCTGAAAATTTTTCTTGCCGATGTTCACATCCACTAAATACTGCTTTTGTCCGTTGCGCATAATTCCTGGCATCCGCGACAGACGAGATGGATTGCGGTTTTGGCTGTCAATCTCAAGGCCATTTTTGCGGCAGACCGTATAAAGGTAATCAACTCGCTTGCGGTATTCTGCGTAGTCGCTGGCGTCGATCCGGACAATGGCGTGCAGGCTTTTCTTGCCGCTATGCACCAGGCAGGCCACGGGCAACTCTAGCGTGCGGATAATTTCATTTTGCTTTTCAATCTCCATGCTGTCTGATTCAACCAACGCAAAACGAAATTCCGTTACATTGTCGTTTTTCACGCCCTTGCCATCCAGCGGATTGAAGCGGATCCACGCGCCGCACTCTTCCTTGTAGTCGCCTAGCACGCTGCCAATGTCGCCGCCGCAGCCATTCAGTTTTTCGATTAGCTCGCCAGCAGTTCTGTCACAGTTCCCTTTAGTTGGTAAAAACCGACCTTCCTTTTCCCATGAGTCTGTAACATATCCCACATTTTCCGTACTCTCGAACAACGTTTCCAAGTACAAGACCAAGTCTTTGATTGGCTTCCAGTCTTTTGGCTCGTTCAGCTCCTTGCCTTCAATCCAGTTCTTATCCACCATGACGAGCTCGTCGTGATTCCCAATAATATCGTCCCATCCTAGCTCGTAATCGTTGCGCTCTGGACGCCAGCCGTTCTGCTTGGCCATATCAACAACCGACGCGCCAGTAACCGGCGAACTCGATCCATTAAACGAACCCCATTTTTTGAAGCATTCTCCGCTGCGGTACCGCCCGGCATCGCGCCGGCTCCATTCGTCCCAGTGAGCTGCCGTGTAGCCTTCATGCTTTAACGCCATGCCTACGTTTACCCACGTAGAGTAATCAAGCGTTGCAGGATCGATATATTCGAGCAGAGGAATTAAATTCATTGATGTGTCTACCATCCGAAGGGCCCTCCTGACAATTCATGATTGTCTTTAAATTCAGCCGGTTTAATGCCTGCGGGTATCTTCCAGTTATTACCCGCGATACGGTCAATAAGGCTTTTGGCGGTGGCAAATTGCCACGTTCCTACATGCTGGAACCCTCTGCTTTCTAGGAAACGAATTTGCTTTGGCGTAGTAAGGCCTGAATCTCGCCGTGTTTGGAGGCGTTCGAGCAGTTTCGTGGCCTTGCCGGCGTTGTCGATCTCGTCCGGAAAGATACCGTACTTCTCCAATGCTTTCACCTGATTGTCACTAGCCGGAGCGCATTCCCAGCCGAATGCCGGCACATAGCCAGATAAGTCTTCAGCTTGGATGGACATTTCAAACTGCAGCGGATCCACGAGCTTGCGCTTGCGCTTTTTCATTTCCGCCAGTTTTTTGGCCAACGCTTCTTCTCTAGCTGCTACAACATCTTCGGCCGCGCCTTTTTCCGTTTCTTCTAGGTCCAGCGGAACCGATGACTCTTCAAATTTCTTTGTCATCTGCTGGGCTACTTCTTCATTTTGCGCAATTAAATGCGCCGGCCGACAAAGTTCGTGTCGTTCTGTCAGCCACAAGAAGTCCAAAATTAGCAGATTCTCTTTTCCTTCAAAAAGACGGGTACCGCGCCCGATGCACTGATAATAGAGGCTGCGCGATTTTGTTGGCCGCAGCATCACGATGCAGTCCACGCTGGGACAATCCCAGCCTTCTGTTAGCAGCATCGAATTGCAAATAATGTCGTATTTGTCTTGCTCAAAGTCTTTCAGAACCCTTGCCCGGTCTTCGCTGCTGCCGTTGACCTCGGCTGCCCTGAATCCGTTGGCGTTCAAAATGTCGCGGAACTTTTGAGATGTTTTGATTAAAGGGAGGAACACAACCGTCTTCCTCCCTTGGCAATACTGCTTCATCTCTTGTGCGATTTGGTGTAAGTACGGATCCAGTGCCGTATCCAGGTCGCCGGCCTTAAAATCTCCTGACTGCATTCCTACGCCGTTTAAGTCCAGCTTCAGCGGAATCGTCTGCGCCTGTATCTTGCACAGGTATCCTTCTTTAATGGCTTTGG
Proteins encoded:
- a CDS encoding DEAD/DEAH box helicase, with amino-acid sequence MQLRPYQEKARDAIFAEWAKGNLKTLLVLPTGAGKTIVFSKVAENCVRSGDRVLIMAHRGELLDQAANKINTSTGLQCAMEKAENTCRGSWFRIVVGSVQTMMQEKRLKSFPKDFFQTIIIDEAHHVMSDSYLRVLRHFEEARVLGVTATPDRSDMKNLGQYFESLAYEYTLAKAIKEGYLCKIQAQTIPLKLDLNGVGMQSGDFKAGDLDTALDPYLHQIAQEMKQYCQGRKTVVFLPLIKTSQKFRDILNANGFRAAEVNGSSEDRARVLKDFEQDKYDIICNSMLLTEGWDCPSVDCIVMLRPTKSRSLYYQCIGRGTRLFEGKENLLILDFLWLTERHELCRPAHLIAQNEEVAQQMTKKFEESSVPLDLEETEKGAAEDVVAAREEALAKKLAEMKKRKRKLVDPLQFEMSIQAEDLSGYVPAFGWECAPASDNQVKALEKYGIFPDEIDNAGKATKLLERLQTRRDSGLTTPKQIRFLESRGFQHVGTWQFATAKSLIDRIAGNNWKIPAGIKPAEFKDNHELSGGPFGW
- a CDS encoding AAA family ATPase is translated as MVDTSMNLIPLLEYIDPATLDYSTWVNVGMALKHEGYTAAHWDEWSRRDAGRYRSGECFKKWGSFNGSSSPVTGASVVDMAKQNGWRPERNDYELGWDDIIGNHDELVMVDKNWIEGKELNEPKDWKPIKDLVLYLETLFESTENVGYVTDSWEKEGRFLPTKGNCDRTAGELIEKLNGCGGDIGSVLGDYKEECGAWIRFNPLDGKGVKNDNVTEFRFALVESDSMEIEKQNEIIRTLELPVACLVHSGKKSLHAIVRIDASDYAEYRKRVDYLYTVCRKNGLEIDSQNRNPSRLSRMPGIMRNGQKQYLVDVNIGKKNFQEWQEWIEAVNDELPDPESLQDTWDSLPELAPPLIDGMLRQGHKMLIAGPSKAGKSFMLIEMCAAIAEGKQWMGFPCTKGRVMYVNLELDRASCLHRFKDVYTSLGWPPANVNNIDIWNLRGRSIPMDKLAPKLIRRATKKNYIAIIIDPIYKIITGDENSADQMAHFCNQFDKVCTELGCAVIYCHHHSKGTQAGKRSMDRASGSGVFARDPDALIDILELEMTEALLKQEENKAVCKACVSFLQVHYPQWEDDVSQDDQCSEKVMLDYCKRVLPADTYLTLTNKHVFPARQRVKQRSAWHIEGTLREFPKFPPVNVWFDYPAHYVDTVGTLKDIEAAGEQQNTWKRNFKKKKSPAESKKDREVALENAIEAVKFGGKPTLKSVSEYMDVTEKTVRNYIKEHGDFTITGNGEIWGKDKTGNLVTL